Proteins encoded by one window of Salmonirosea aquatica:
- a CDS encoding outer membrane protein assembly factor BamB family protein yields MNNPFHKKLLLITLSLALTAGLALIRPNPDTDWPEFNGDGQRSHYSPLSQITTNNVKNLKVAWTYASGGADEKGGRTQIQCNPIVIGGTLYGVSANTQAFAVEAATGKEIWKTELTGTEGTISRGLTYWTDGQVKVIFFGAGQWLYALDAHTGRPMPRFGAQGRLDLLPGLERPGADEYVRPNTPNTIYKDLIIVGARVSENEAALLGDVRAFDVRTGKLVWTFHTIPEPGEYGYDTWSPANPRQRLGGANPWAGMAIDRERGIVYVPTGSAAFDFYGGNRKGDNLFANCLIALDANTGKRLWHYQLVHHDIWDRDPPAPPNLLTVTHKGKKIDAVAQITKQGQVFVFDRVTGQPLFDIEETPFPQDAMAGDETSPTQPIPQKPAPFTRQTFTEKDVNPWASDRDAILAQLRGARTGTPYYPLTSQMTVFFPGTDGGGHWGGAATDPEGTLYVPAKEVPCFSSLVLRKKSNTQGSVTSAQLYATNCSSCHGPDRKGSHDGTYPSLVDISKRLPEASIKQVLQNGRGMMPSFSHLSTAEHQALLDFLADKNSIVEVASTQDSEVPYQNTGYNRWYDTNGYPVGTPPWGTLTAIDLNTGERRWQIPLGEYPELTAKGIPPTGTDLYGGPLVTGSGLIFIAATRDERLRAIDKKTGKILWQTQLPAGGYASPSTYSVNGKQYLVIACGGGKLKTKSGDKYVAFALP; encoded by the coding sequence ATGAATAATCCATTCCATAAAAAGCTCCTGCTGATTACCCTCTCCCTGGCGCTCACCGCGGGCTTGGCCCTAATCCGTCCTAATCCCGACACCGACTGGCCGGAGTTCAACGGCGATGGGCAACGCAGCCACTATTCTCCCCTCAGTCAGATTACTACTAACAACGTGAAAAACCTCAAGGTAGCCTGGACATACGCCTCGGGGGGCGCCGACGAAAAAGGCGGACGTACGCAGATTCAGTGCAATCCCATCGTCATCGGGGGTACCTTGTATGGCGTATCGGCCAATACACAGGCCTTCGCCGTAGAGGCCGCCACGGGAAAGGAAATCTGGAAAACCGAACTCACAGGCACCGAAGGTACCATCAGCCGGGGCCTCACCTACTGGACCGACGGCCAGGTGAAAGTCATTTTCTTTGGGGCGGGTCAGTGGCTGTACGCTCTCGATGCCCATACCGGCCGCCCCATGCCCCGCTTCGGCGCGCAGGGCCGCCTCGACCTGCTGCCGGGGCTGGAACGCCCCGGCGCCGACGAGTATGTCCGTCCCAACACGCCTAACACCATTTACAAAGATCTGATTATCGTAGGCGCGCGGGTATCCGAAAACGAAGCGGCTCTGTTGGGCGACGTTCGTGCTTTCGATGTCCGCACCGGCAAGCTGGTCTGGACATTCCATACCATTCCCGAACCCGGTGAATACGGCTATGATACCTGGTCGCCGGCCAACCCGCGTCAGCGGCTGGGAGGAGCCAACCCCTGGGCGGGCATGGCCATCGACCGCGAACGGGGCATTGTGTACGTACCAACAGGTTCGGCGGCTTTTGACTTCTACGGGGGCAACCGCAAGGGCGACAACCTGTTTGCCAACTGCCTCATTGCCCTCGATGCCAATACCGGCAAACGGCTGTGGCACTACCAACTGGTTCATCACGATATCTGGGACCGCGACCCGCCCGCGCCACCGAATCTCCTGACGGTAACACACAAGGGTAAGAAGATTGACGCCGTTGCGCAAATCACCAAGCAGGGGCAGGTTTTTGTATTCGACCGCGTGACAGGACAGCCGCTATTCGACATTGAAGAGACGCCCTTCCCTCAGGATGCCATGGCGGGCGACGAAACCAGCCCTACCCAACCCATCCCGCAGAAACCGGCCCCGTTTACACGGCAGACTTTCACAGAAAAAGATGTCAATCCATGGGCTTCGGATCGGGATGCCATTCTGGCCCAGCTCCGCGGTGCCCGCACGGGTACCCCCTACTACCCCCTCACTTCGCAAATGACCGTCTTTTTCCCCGGTACCGACGGGGGCGGCCACTGGGGAGGAGCAGCCACCGACCCGGAGGGTACCCTATATGTGCCCGCCAAAGAGGTACCCTGTTTCTCGTCGCTGGTACTGCGCAAAAAGTCCAACACACAAGGCTCCGTTACCAGCGCCCAGCTCTACGCCACGAATTGTTCCTCCTGCCACGGCCCCGACCGCAAGGGTAGTCACGACGGCACCTATCCCTCGCTGGTGGACATCAGCAAGCGGCTTCCGGAGGCTTCGATCAAGCAGGTGCTGCAGAACGGGCGAGGCATGATGCCCTCCTTCTCACATCTGTCCACGGCCGAGCACCAGGCGCTACTGGATTTTCTGGCGGACAAAAATTCCATAGTGGAAGTGGCCAGCACGCAGGACAGCGAAGTACCCTACCAGAATACCGGCTACAACCGTTGGTACGACACCAACGGCTACCCCGTAGGTACTCCACCCTGGGGTACCCTCACGGCCATTGACCTCAACACGGGCGAGCGACGCTGGCAAATCCCCCTTGGTGAGTACCCCGAGCTCACTGCCAAAGGCATTCCCCCCACGGGCACCGACCTCTACGGCGGTCCGCTGGTGACGGGCAGCGGCCTTATTTTCATCGCCGCCACGCGCGACGAACGCCTGCGCGCCATCGACAAGAAAACCGGAAAAATCCTGTGGCAAACCCAGCTACCGGCCGGCGGCTACGCCAGTCCTTCCACCTATTCGGTCAACGGCAAACAGTACCTGGTCATCGCCTGCGGTGGTGGTAAGCTAAAAACCAAATCAGGCGATAAGTACGTAGCCTTTGCGCTCCCGTAG
- a CDS encoding YncE family protein, producing MKAKLLLLALILSTTTAWVGLQTPTPEAKPKRYLYVVTPGIRNYLGYGGHGIHVFDIDNGHRPVKFIPTPGGFKADGTVSNVKGVDVSLTTNCIYISTLEAIQCYDLTTEKLVWEKQYEGGVDRISISPDGKTIYAPSLEKEFWNVLDAKTGNVITKIVTNSGSHNTIYGPTGEYVYLAGLKSNMLNVADARTHTIAKQVGPFTAAIRPFTINGAETLVYVNVNGLLGFEVGDLRTGKMLHRVTVEGFDIGDVKRHGCPSHGIGLTPDEKELWVCDGANERLHIFDNTVMPPVQKTTIRTRDMPGWITFSVDGTYAYPCTGDVINVKTRRIVATLEDADHNAVQSEKMVEIHFLNGKAVAMGDQFGLGGVR from the coding sequence ATGAAAGCTAAATTACTACTCTTAGCCCTGATTCTGTCGACAACCACCGCCTGGGTAGGTCTGCAAACCCCAACCCCGGAAGCCAAGCCCAAACGCTACCTGTATGTGGTCACGCCCGGCATCCGTAACTACCTCGGCTACGGGGGCCACGGCATCCACGTTTTTGACATTGACAACGGCCACCGCCCCGTCAAGTTTATCCCCACACCCGGTGGGTTCAAAGCCGACGGTACGGTTTCCAACGTCAAGGGTGTGGACGTAAGTCTGACGACCAACTGCATTTACATCAGTACCCTCGAAGCCATCCAGTGCTATGATCTCACGACCGAAAAACTCGTATGGGAAAAGCAGTACGAAGGCGGCGTGGACCGCATCTCCATTTCACCCGACGGCAAAACCATTTATGCCCCTTCGCTGGAAAAGGAGTTCTGGAATGTACTGGATGCCAAAACGGGCAACGTCATTACCAAAATCGTAACCAACTCAGGTTCGCATAATACTATTTACGGTCCCACGGGTGAATACGTATACCTCGCCGGGCTCAAATCCAATATGCTCAATGTGGCCGATGCCCGCACGCATACCATTGCCAAACAGGTCGGTCCTTTTACCGCCGCGATCCGCCCCTTCACCATCAATGGCGCCGAAACCCTGGTGTACGTCAATGTCAACGGATTGCTGGGCTTCGAGGTAGGTGACCTCCGCACGGGCAAAATGCTGCACCGCGTCACGGTGGAAGGCTTCGACATCGGCGATGTAAAACGACATGGGTGTCCCAGCCACGGCATCGGCCTCACACCCGACGAAAAGGAGCTCTGGGTTTGTGACGGTGCCAACGAGCGTCTGCATATCTTCGACAATACCGTCATGCCGCCCGTCCAGAAAACCACCATCCGTACCCGCGACATGCCGGGCTGGATCACGTTCAGCGTGGATGGTACCTACGCCTACCCCTGCACCGGTGACGTCATTAACGTGAAAACCCGCCGCATCGTCGCTACCCTCGAAGACGCCGACCACAACGCCGTACAAAGCGAAAAGATGGTGGAGATCCATTTCTTAAACGGCAAAGCCGTGGCGATGGGCGATCAGTTTGGGCTTGGTGGCGTGCGGTAG
- a CDS encoding thiamine pyrophosphate-binding protein — protein MTAADYIVDFLRAVGVRQIFGYPGTPIMPFLAALERQSDIEWVLMRHENSAAMAASAQARLTGQLTVCMATSGPGSANFICGLIDAQLDRAPMLALTGMVPTYNQGHSEFQDINQAQLLSTVLPMSSSCVHTRQLVPLLRNSVGYAWQNQQTVHLALSMDVLTAPTGTNDSLFRIDPSMIPHPVQLMPPPDKALDLVTDELAQCVQVVIVVGRRATGCGKAISQLAERLGAPVITSLDGKGIVNEAHPNTQGVLGIFGLPGLECTRQIIQQAGTVLAFGVDTLKPFLTDDDDTQRRKLIQCEPNFNTLSLEYSRIRTLVGPLQAIADGLASRLPEEPKANPMIADFVEAKQAHMAEIAELASFSDEYVHPANFLTKLNKYLDEKTIIVLDTGVHTVWAARYLQLSDEQPVIVSSHLGTMGFSLPALIGIQTARPDHRTVGISGDGGFQMVVGELATAVQYKLPILLIIFNNGVLQNVKNQQTTPFGTYLQNPDFVALAKAYGADAARIDGQTDIDSVLEQAFAQRDRPFLLDCRLDPELTIPLSRWEQLVAVH, from the coding sequence ATGACTGCAGCCGATTATATCGTCGATTTTTTAAGAGCCGTGGGCGTCCGCCAGATATTCGGCTATCCCGGTACCCCCATCATGCCTTTTCTGGCTGCTTTGGAGCGGCAATCCGACATCGAGTGGGTGTTGATGCGCCACGAGAACTCGGCCGCGATGGCGGCTTCGGCGCAGGCCCGACTGACGGGCCAGCTGACCGTCTGTATGGCCACGTCCGGGCCGGGATCGGCTAACTTCATTTGCGGCCTGATCGACGCCCAACTGGACCGGGCGCCCATGCTGGCCCTGACGGGGATGGTACCTACCTACAATCAGGGACATTCCGAGTTTCAGGACATCAACCAGGCCCAGTTGCTATCTACGGTACTACCCATGAGCAGTAGCTGCGTCCATACGCGCCAGTTGGTGCCCCTGCTCCGCAACTCGGTAGGGTACGCCTGGCAAAACCAGCAGACGGTGCATCTGGCCCTTTCGATGGATGTACTGACGGCCCCCACCGGAACCAACGATTCGCTGTTCAGGATCGATCCGAGTATGATTCCGCATCCTGTGCAGCTCATGCCCCCGCCGGACAAAGCACTCGACCTCGTTACTGATGAATTGGCACAGTGCGTTCAGGTGGTCATTGTGGTGGGGCGACGGGCCACGGGCTGTGGGAAAGCCATCTCGCAGTTGGCCGAACGACTCGGCGCTCCGGTGATTACCAGCCTGGACGGCAAGGGGATTGTGAATGAAGCCCATCCTAATACGCAGGGGGTGCTGGGTATTTTCGGTCTTCCGGGCCTGGAATGTACCAGGCAGATTATCCAGCAGGCGGGTACCGTTTTAGCCTTCGGCGTCGATACCCTCAAACCTTTTTTGACGGACGACGACGACACCCAACGCCGAAAGCTGATTCAGTGCGAGCCGAACTTTAACACGCTCAGCCTCGAGTACAGCCGAATACGGACCCTGGTCGGGCCCTTACAGGCCATTGCCGACGGGTTGGCAAGTCGGCTTCCTGAAGAGCCTAAGGCCAACCCGATGATTGCCGATTTTGTTGAGGCCAAACAGGCGCACATGGCTGAAATTGCCGAATTGGCGTCATTTAGTGACGAATACGTGCATCCGGCCAACTTTCTGACGAAGTTGAATAAGTACCTGGACGAAAAGACAATTATTGTGCTCGATACCGGGGTACATACGGTTTGGGCGGCCAGGTACCTCCAGCTGTCGGATGAGCAGCCGGTCATCGTCAGCAGCCACTTGGGTACGATGGGTTTCAGCCTGCCCGCTCTGATCGGGATTCAAACGGCCCGCCCCGACCACCGGACCGTCGGGATTAGTGGTGACGGCGGTTTTCAGATGGTGGTAGGCGAACTGGCTACGGCGGTGCAGTACAAACTACCCATCCTGCTGATTATCTTCAATAATGGAGTGTTACAAAATGTAAAAAACCAGCAAACCACCCCCTTCGGTACCTACCTGCAAAACCCCGACTTTGTTGCCCTGGCCAAAGCCTATGGAGCCGATGCCGCCCGGATCGACGGTCAAACGGACATAGACAGCGTCCTGGAACAAGCCTTTGCGCAGCGAGACCGACCCTTTTTGCTGGATTGCCGCCTCGACCCCGAACTGACCATCCCACTGAGTCGCTGGGAACAGTTGGTGGCGGTGCATTGA
- a CDS encoding RagB/SusD family nutrient uptake outer membrane protein, whose translation MITIKNTSRWIVLLALILTSCNEKDILKEVPLDFASPENSFVTVGDFNSAVYSLYDLTRGTLSEGEHRPMDYHYGTDLGYNGAQQLNERFGSYPATLTPTSVQARFHWQQYYKIISSANIILNRMSKSKLTEPQKKLVEAKAKLFRGLAYRNLAHLYGGYLSNWKR comes from the coding sequence ATGATAACGATAAAGAACACTAGCAGGTGGATTGTCCTACTGGCATTAATACTGACCAGTTGTAACGAAAAAGATATTCTGAAAGAGGTACCCCTGGATTTTGCCAGCCCCGAAAACTCCTTCGTTACCGTGGGCGACTTCAATTCGGCCGTTTATTCGCTGTATGACCTGACCCGGGGTACCCTGTCGGAAGGTGAGCACCGGCCCATGGATTACCACTACGGCACCGATCTGGGCTACAACGGAGCCCAGCAGTTGAACGAACGGTTTGGTAGCTATCCGGCTACGCTGACCCCTACTTCCGTGCAGGCGCGGTTCCACTGGCAGCAGTATTACAAGATCATTTCGAGTGCCAATATCATCCTGAACCGGATGTCAAAATCAAAGCTGACCGAACCCCAGAAAAAGCTGGTTGAGGCCAAAGCAAAATTGTTCCGCGGACTGGCCTACCGCAATCTGGCGCATTTGTATGGGGGGTACCTATCGAACTGGAAGAGGTAA
- a CDS encoding sulfatase family protein codes for MSRKTTLSLRFLCLLASVLLFASCKNSAQKSTGKAASSENTRRPNILFVISDDQSYPHASAYGYKAVSTPAFDRVAREGILLTNAFVASPGCSPSRAALLTGRNCWQTREAGTHASTFPADLVTYPEVLEKAGYHVGMTGKGWGPGKVVGREHNPAGKAYGARKMEAPKGISDNDYAANFAEFLAQKANGQPFCFWFGAQEPHRRYPTGIGVKSGMQVADVKVPGFLPDDPDIKTDMLDYLYEIQWFDSHLDRMIKLLEEKGELDNTLIVVTSDNGMPFPRAKANTYEYGFHVPMAIRWGNRIKGGRTVDDLVSTVDLAPTFLEAAGIKDHPMQLEGRSLMNIFTSSKSGVLDKQRQAVYASRERHSSSRWNNLGYPQRALRTPDYLYIWNIQPGRWPAGAPQKYEEDGTLGPMHDAYHDIDDFNESPLITRREEPGINKYFHLAVDKRPEVELYDIRKDPYCLQNLAEVPAFRATRDKLGAQMKAYLTKTNDPRMGPGGEETYESYIRYSPIRKYPKPEN; via the coding sequence ATGTCGCGCAAAACCACCCTGAGTCTTCGTTTCCTTTGCCTACTGGCTTCCGTTCTGCTTTTTGCCTCCTGCAAAAATTCCGCTCAGAAAAGTACCGGAAAAGCAGCAAGTTCAGAAAATACCCGACGCCCCAACATCCTCTTCGTCATCTCCGACGACCAGTCCTACCCCCACGCCTCGGCCTACGGCTACAAGGCTGTGAGTACCCCCGCCTTTGATCGGGTAGCCCGCGAGGGCATTCTGCTCACAAATGCCTTCGTGGCCTCCCCCGGATGTAGTCCCTCGCGGGCCGCCCTGCTCACGGGCAGGAACTGCTGGCAGACGCGCGAAGCGGGTACCCACGCCAGTACCTTCCCTGCCGACCTGGTCACCTACCCCGAGGTGCTCGAAAAAGCGGGCTATCACGTGGGCATGACCGGTAAGGGCTGGGGGCCCGGCAAGGTGGTAGGACGTGAACATAACCCTGCCGGCAAAGCCTACGGTGCCCGCAAAATGGAAGCACCCAAGGGCATCAGCGATAACGACTACGCCGCTAACTTTGCCGAATTCCTGGCCCAGAAGGCCAACGGCCAGCCCTTCTGTTTCTGGTTCGGGGCACAGGAGCCGCACCGCCGCTACCCCACGGGCATCGGGGTCAAAAGCGGCATGCAGGTAGCCGATGTAAAGGTACCCGGCTTCCTGCCCGACGATCCCGACATCAAGACCGATATGCTGGACTACCTTTACGAAATCCAGTGGTTCGATAGCCATCTCGACCGTATGATCAAATTATTGGAAGAGAAAGGGGAACTGGACAACACGCTGATTGTGGTTACCTCCGACAACGGCATGCCCTTCCCCCGCGCCAAGGCCAACACCTACGAGTACGGCTTCCACGTACCGATGGCTATTCGCTGGGGAAACAGAATCAAGGGCGGACGCACTGTGGACGACCTGGTCAGCACGGTAGACTTGGCCCCTACTTTTCTGGAAGCGGCCGGAATCAAGGACCATCCCATGCAACTCGAAGGCCGTAGTCTGATGAATATTTTCACCAGTAGCAAAAGTGGCGTCCTCGATAAGCAGCGCCAGGCCGTCTACGCTTCCCGCGAGCGGCATTCCTCCTCGCGCTGGAACAACCTGGGCTACCCCCAGCGCGCCCTGCGCACGCCCGACTACCTCTACATCTGGAACATCCAGCCCGGTCGCTGGCCCGCCGGTGCCCCTCAGAAGTACGAGGAAGATGGTACCCTGGGTCCCATGCACGACGCCTACCACGACATCGACGATTTCAACGAGTCGCCGCTGATTACCCGCCGCGAGGAACCGGGCATCAATAAGTACTTTCACCTGGCCGTAGACAAGCGCCCGGAGGTAGAACTCTACGATATCCGTAAGGACCCTTACTGTCTTCAAAATCTGGCCGAAGTACCCGCATTCCGGGCCACCCGGGACAAACTGGGAGCTCAAATGAAAGCCTACCTGACCAAAACCAATGACCCGCGCATGGGGCCTGGCGGGGAAGAAACCTACGAATCTTACATCCGGTACAGCCCGATACGAAAGTACCCTAAGCCTGAGAATTGA
- a CDS encoding RagB/SusD family nutrient uptake outer membrane protein produces MRATREATYQQAAEDLEFAAANLPGITVVRDGEVSNLAAYHLLAETYLSLKRYADAVKAASVVIDDPNTALMKQRFGSLSKAPGDVYWDLFRRYNQNRSVGNTEGIWVFQYEVDVLGGVTRSTALAGPMLERDCSPRPYSFPYKDPKGINPFLPLGVSDYTGGRGIGRFRGTDHFTYGIWQYDWNDMRNSEYNFVRDVAFNNPASAWYGQKLSDHLELFRQKMDDTIRNFYPYQSKVTTPGQHPAELFVDPVLKTLNASSAGTTYSDQYFIRLAETYLLRAEGHLGAGDAAKAAEDINAIRARANAKLATAADMNIDFILDERMRELGVEEKRRLTLNRLGLLYERTKKYCNGHPTAAHFGVDVAPHNNLFPIPYSEIERNTGAVLEQNPGYSSR; encoded by the coding sequence GTGCGGGCCACCCGCGAGGCCACCTACCAGCAGGCGGCCGAAGATCTGGAATTTGCGGCGGCCAATCTGCCGGGGATCACGGTGGTACGCGATGGCGAAGTGAGCAATCTGGCGGCCTATCACCTGCTCGCAGAAACCTACCTTTCCCTCAAACGCTACGCCGATGCTGTCAAGGCCGCCTCCGTTGTCATTGACGACCCCAACACCGCCCTGATGAAACAACGCTTTGGCTCGCTATCCAAAGCACCGGGCGATGTGTACTGGGATCTTTTCCGTCGCTATAATCAAAACAGAAGCGTAGGAAATACGGAAGGAATCTGGGTCTTTCAGTACGAAGTGGATGTACTGGGCGGCGTAACCAGGTCCACCGCCCTGGCCGGCCCCATGCTGGAACGAGACTGTTCTCCCCGCCCTTATTCATTTCCCTACAAAGACCCGAAGGGTATTAATCCGTTTCTGCCCCTGGGCGTATCGGACTATACCGGCGGACGGGGCATTGGCCGCTTCCGGGGTACCGACCATTTTACCTACGGCATCTGGCAGTACGACTGGAATGATATGCGCAATTCGGAGTACAATTTCGTGCGGGATGTGGCCTTCAACAACCCGGCTTCGGCCTGGTACGGCCAGAAGCTTTCCGACCACTTGGAGCTGTTCAGGCAGAAGATGGACGACACCATCCGTAATTTCTATCCCTACCAGTCTAAGGTGACCACCCCTGGTCAGCATCCCGCCGAGCTGTTTGTGGACCCGGTACTCAAAACCCTGAACGCTTCTTCGGCCGGTACTACCTATTCTGACCAATATTTTATCCGGCTGGCCGAAACCTACCTACTGCGCGCCGAAGGCCACCTGGGCGCTGGCGATGCGGCCAAAGCCGCCGAGGATATCAACGCAATCCGGGCACGGGCCAATGCCAAACTGGCTACCGCCGCCGATATGAATATTGATTTTATCCTGGACGAGCGCATGCGGGAATTGGGTGTGGAGGAAAAGCGCCGCCTAACACTGAACCGCCTGGGACTGCTGTACGAACGGACAAAAAAGTACTGCAACGGCCATCCTACTGCGGCCCATTTTGGGGTAGACGTTGCGCCTCATAACAATCTTTTCCCGATTCCGTATAGCGAAATCGAGCGCAATACGGGTGCTGTACTCGAACAGAATCCGGGTTATTCCAGCCGCTGA